One window of Streptomyces sp. SUK 48 genomic DNA carries:
- a CDS encoding permease, with amino-acid sequence MHAIGHALFITGSMTWEITWALILGFTLSAVVQAVVRRETVVRLLGDDRPRTLALSAGLGAASSSCSYAAVALARSLFRKGANFTAAMAFEIASTNLVIELGVILALLMGWQFTAAEFTGGPIMIVVLAALFRVFLRERLLRTAREQAERGVAGSMEGHAAMDMSVRGEGGFLRRLLSRAGLTSVSHIFVMEWAAILRDLVAGLLIAGAIAAWVPEDFWHTFFLAGHPLAAKLVGPLIGPLVAVATFVCSIGNVPLAVVLWKGGISFGGVIAFIYADLLILPILNIYRKYYGARMAGFLLATFFAAIVVAGYVVEFLFGGLGLIPDQAAARLPEEGIRWNYTTWLNIAFLLLAASLLLRFLRTGGTAMLRTMGGAPESGGDGGRGSGGRGEPDHHHA; translated from the coding sequence ATGCACGCGATCGGACACGCGTTGTTCATCACCGGATCGATGACCTGGGAGATCACCTGGGCGCTGATCCTCGGCTTCACCCTCTCGGCCGTCGTCCAGGCGGTGGTGCGCCGCGAGACGGTCGTACGGCTGCTCGGCGACGACCGCCCGCGCACGCTCGCCCTGTCCGCGGGCCTCGGCGCCGCCTCGTCCTCCTGCTCCTACGCCGCCGTCGCCCTCGCCCGCTCCCTGTTCCGCAAGGGCGCGAACTTCACGGCGGCGATGGCCTTCGAGATCGCCTCGACCAACCTCGTCATCGAACTCGGCGTGATCCTCGCCCTGTTGATGGGCTGGCAGTTCACGGCGGCGGAGTTCACCGGCGGTCCGATCATGATCGTCGTCCTCGCGGCGCTGTTCCGCGTGTTCCTGCGCGAACGGCTGCTGCGCACGGCCAGGGAGCAGGCCGAGCGCGGTGTCGCCGGGTCCATGGAGGGCCACGCGGCGATGGACATGTCGGTCCGCGGCGAGGGCGGCTTCCTGCGCCGGCTCCTCTCGCGCGCGGGGCTGACCTCCGTGTCGCACATCTTCGTCATGGAGTGGGCCGCGATCCTGCGGGACCTGGTGGCCGGGCTGCTGATCGCCGGCGCCATCGCCGCCTGGGTGCCGGAGGACTTCTGGCACACCTTCTTCCTGGCCGGCCACCCCCTCGCGGCCAAGCTGGTCGGCCCGCTGATCGGCCCCCTCGTCGCCGTCGCCACGTTCGTCTGCTCCATCGGCAACGTGCCGCTGGCGGTGGTCCTGTGGAAGGGCGGCATCAGCTTCGGCGGAGTGATCGCCTTCATCTACGCCGACCTGCTGATCCTGCCGATCCTCAACATCTACCGGAAGTACTACGGCGCCCGCATGGCCGGCTTCCTGCTCGCCACCTTCTTCGCCGCCATCGTGGTGGCCGGCTACGTGGTGGAGTTCCTCTTCGGCGGCCTCGGCCTCATCCCCGACCAGGCGGCGGCGAGGCTCCCCGAGGAGGGCATCCGCTGGAACTACACGACCTGGCTCAACATCGCCTTCCTCCTCCTCGCCGCCTCCCTCCTCCTCCGCTTCCTGCGCACGGGCGGCACGGCGATGCTGCGGACGATGGGCGGGGCGCCGGAGAGCGGCGGAGACGGTGGGCGCGGGAGCGGCGGGCGCGGGGAGCCCGACCATCACCACGCCTGA
- a CDS encoding SDR family oxidoreductase: MNDTTGGRLAGRTALVTGSTSNIGRAIAEAFAAQGAQVIVSGRDRVRGAEVVEGIRAAGGRADFLAADLDGGAEASRDLAERARAALGGRIDILVNNAGVYPGRDTAGTDEKTFDQVYGVNVKAPFFLTAAVAPWMAEAGGGAIVNLGSWIARLGVPVGALYSSTKGAMETLTRAWAAEFGPRGVRVNAVSPGVILPPSPAGTAPHPGELMMRGTPAGSVGTPDAIAHAVVWLASDEAAFVHGAVVDVDGGRTGVAVVAA, from the coding sequence ATGAACGACACCACAGGCGGCCGGCTGGCCGGCAGGACCGCGCTGGTCACGGGCTCGACCAGCAATATCGGGCGGGCGATCGCGGAGGCGTTCGCGGCGCAGGGCGCGCAGGTGATCGTCTCCGGCCGGGACCGGGTGCGGGGCGCGGAGGTGGTCGAGGGCATCCGGGCCGCGGGTGGCCGGGCCGACTTCCTGGCGGCGGACCTGGACGGCGGCGCGGAGGCGTCCCGCGACCTGGCCGAGCGGGCCCGCGCGGCGCTGGGCGGCCGGATCGACATCCTGGTGAACAACGCCGGCGTCTACCCGGGCCGGGACACCGCCGGCACCGACGAGAAGACGTTCGACCAGGTCTACGGGGTGAACGTCAAGGCGCCCTTCTTCCTCACCGCCGCCGTCGCCCCGTGGATGGCGGAGGCGGGCGGCGGGGCGATCGTCAACCTCGGTTCCTGGATCGCCCGTCTCGGTGTCCCGGTCGGCGCGCTCTACAGCTCGACCAAGGGCGCGATGGAGACGCTGACGCGGGCGTGGGCGGCGGAGTTCGGGCCGCGGGGCGTGCGGGTGAACGCGGTGTCGCCGGGGGTGATCCTGCCGCCGTCCCCGGCGGGCACCGCGCCGCATCCCGGCGAGCTCATGATGCGGGGTACCCCGGCGGGCTCGGTCGGGACGCCGGACGCGATCGCGCATGCCGTGGTGTGGCTGGCGAGCGACGAGGCGGCGTTCGTGCACGGGGCGGTGGTGGACGTCGACGGGGGCCGGACCGGGGTGGCGGTCGTCGCGGCCTGA
- a CDS encoding NUDIX hydrolase has protein sequence MEWKTHGERQIYTNPWVNLCLVDVQQPDGRRWEYHVVRLRHLAVAAVVNERQEILMMWRHRFITDSWAWELPMGLVEEGETPEEAAAREVLEETGWRPGSIKPLIYAEPANGITDSQHHVFRADGATYEGPPTEKNESDRIEWIPLADVRGMIDRREIVSSGSLVGLLYVLMDEATR, from the coding sequence ATGGAATGGAAGACGCACGGTGAGCGACAGATCTACACGAACCCCTGGGTAAATCTATGCCTCGTCGATGTCCAACAGCCTGACGGGCGCAGGTGGGAGTACCACGTCGTCCGGCTTCGGCACCTGGCCGTGGCCGCCGTCGTCAATGAACGCCAAGAGATTCTCATGATGTGGCGACACCGCTTCATCACGGACTCGTGGGCCTGGGAGCTGCCCATGGGTCTGGTCGAAGAGGGCGAGACCCCGGAAGAAGCCGCGGCTCGCGAAGTATTGGAAGAGACGGGATGGCGTCCTGGTTCCATCAAGCCCCTTATCTACGCCGAGCCGGCCAACGGCATCACCGACTCCCAGCACCATGTCTTCCGGGCCGACGGAGCAACGTATGAAGGACCACCGACCGAGAAGAACGAGTCGGACCGGATCGAGTGGATCCCGCTGGCCGACGTGCGGGGCATGATCGACCGCCGCGAGATCGTCAGCAGCGGCTCCCTCGTCGGCCTGCTCTACGTGCTCATGGATGAGGCCACCCGCTGA
- a CDS encoding aminoglycoside phosphotransferase family protein, producing the protein MTPDGPELTADTVRDLLRAQHPDLAERSLRLGARGWDNQLWRLGDDLAVRLPWATPTADALLLKEHTWLPVLAPRLPLPVPVPQRLGAPSARFPRPWIVTTWVPGAPGDQAPATRGPAAADALGAFLTALHRPAPEDAPTGRERGGPLAPLAGRFEHGLASAVEQGLLPDPETVRAMRSLWADAVAAPAWSGPAVWLHGDLHPANVLTADGTFCGVIDFGDLCAGDPACDLAAAWTLLPDGALDRFHTAYRPGYRAARDPGHVPAPGPAPDTATLRRARGWALLRALGCLLIGEAGRRGRPGGKPSWAPPARAALRRIVPAR; encoded by the coding sequence ATGACCCCCGACGGCCCCGAACTCACCGCGGACACGGTCCGCGACCTCCTGCGCGCCCAGCACCCGGACCTCGCCGAGCGGTCCCTGCGGCTGGGCGCGCGCGGCTGGGACAACCAGCTGTGGCGGCTCGGCGACGACCTCGCGGTGCGGCTGCCCTGGGCGACCCCGACCGCGGACGCGCTGCTCCTCAAGGAGCACACCTGGCTCCCCGTCCTCGCCCCGCGCCTCCCCCTGCCGGTCCCCGTCCCGCAGCGCCTCGGCGCCCCCTCGGCGCGGTTTCCCCGGCCCTGGATCGTCACCACCTGGGTGCCGGGCGCACCCGGTGACCAGGCCCCCGCGACGCGTGGCCCGGCGGCGGCCGACGCGCTGGGCGCCTTCCTGACCGCCCTGCACCGGCCCGCCCCCGAGGACGCGCCCACCGGCCGGGAGCGCGGAGGCCCGCTGGCGCCGCTGGCCGGGCGGTTCGAGCACGGGCTGGCCTCGGCGGTCGAACAGGGCCTGCTGCCCGATCCGGAGACGGTCCGGGCGATGCGCTCGCTCTGGGCGGACGCCGTCGCCGCCCCCGCCTGGTCAGGGCCCGCGGTCTGGCTGCACGGCGACCTCCACCCGGCCAACGTGCTCACCGCGGACGGCACCTTCTGCGGCGTGATCGACTTCGGGGACCTCTGCGCGGGCGACCCCGCGTGCGATCTCGCCGCCGCCTGGACCCTGCTGCCGGACGGCGCCCTCGACCGCTTCCACACCGCGTACCGGCCCGGGTACCGGGCGGCGCGAGATCCCGGGCACGTTCCCGCACCGGGGCCCGCTCCGGACACCGCGACCCTGCGCCGCGCCCGGGGCTGGGCCCTCCTGCGCGCCCTCGGCTGTCTCCTCATCGGCGAGGCGGGCCGCCGCGGCCGCCCCGGCGGCAAGCCCAGCTGGGCCCCGCCGGCCCGCGCGGCACTGCGCCGGATCGTGCCGGCTCGCTGA
- a CDS encoding helix-turn-helix transcriptional regulator, with protein sequence MVLRREPTARQLRLGLELRRLREAAGLAVREAAALLGVSGPAISQIESGVAGVGEQRLRRLASHYACTDHEFIDALVAMATERTHGWWEEYEGLLPTSFLDLAELEHHARLLREVSVLYVPGLLQTEDYARAVFSARVPELTQEELDVRVSHRMRRQQHAQPYETVIHEAALRIRVSDRAASRHQLQQLLELSESNHVTVRVIPFDLDDFARASSTMTHVCGPLPKLDTVLRDTLHGSAFIDSEAQLNAYRTSFRKVETASLDPSRSRDFINRLAKEL encoded by the coding sequence ATGGTTCTGAGGCGCGAACCAACCGCACGCCAGTTGCGCCTGGGGCTGGAACTGCGCAGGCTTCGCGAGGCCGCGGGGCTCGCGGTCCGGGAAGCGGCCGCGCTACTCGGGGTCTCCGGTCCGGCCATCAGTCAGATCGAGTCCGGTGTCGCGGGCGTGGGGGAACAGCGTCTCCGGCGCCTGGCCTCGCACTATGCCTGCACCGATCACGAGTTCATCGACGCGCTGGTGGCGATGGCCACCGAACGGACGCACGGCTGGTGGGAGGAGTATGAGGGGCTGCTGCCGACGTCGTTCCTGGACCTCGCCGAACTGGAGCACCACGCCCGCCTCCTGCGCGAGGTGTCGGTCCTTTACGTACCGGGATTGCTTCAGACAGAGGACTACGCTCGCGCGGTCTTCTCCGCCCGAGTTCCCGAGCTCACCCAAGAAGAGCTGGATGTGCGTGTCAGCCACCGCATGCGGCGCCAGCAACACGCCCAACCGTACGAGACGGTGATCCACGAGGCTGCTCTGCGCATCAGGGTCAGCGACCGCGCCGCCTCACGACACCAACTTCAACAACTCCTGGAGTTGTCCGAGTCGAACCATGTCACCGTGCGGGTCATCCCCTTCGACCTGGACGACTTCGCCAGAGCCTCCAGCACGATGACGCACGTTTGCGGCCCTCTACCCAAGCTGGATACGGTGCTCCGCGACACGCTGCACGGCTCGGCCTTCATCGACTCCGAGGCTCAACTCAACGCCTACCGAACGAGTTTCCGTAAGGTGGAAACCGCGTCCCTCGACCCCTCTCGGTCACGTGACTTCATCAACCGGCTGGCGAAGGAGCTGTGA
- a CDS encoding TetR/AcrR family transcriptional regulator has product MPETLTTKGRATRARIIEGAAGLLREQGPAATLDDIRARTGTSKSQLFHYFPEGKDELLLAVARFEADRVLADQQPHLSCLDSWESWQRWRDVVVERYERQGDTCPLGSLFLQVGRRGPGARAIVTELMRQWQHHLAEGMRALRAAGLVSLGLDVDRASAALLAGIQGGVSLMMSTGDSTHLRAAIDTGIDYLRTAGK; this is encoded by the coding sequence GTGCCGGAGACACTCACCACGAAGGGCCGGGCCACCCGCGCCCGCATCATCGAGGGCGCCGCCGGGCTGCTGCGCGAGCAGGGCCCCGCCGCCACCCTGGACGACATCCGTGCCCGCACCGGCACCAGCAAGAGCCAGCTCTTCCACTACTTCCCCGAGGGGAAGGACGAACTGCTGCTCGCCGTCGCCCGGTTCGAGGCCGACCGCGTCCTCGCCGACCAGCAGCCGCATCTGAGCTGTCTCGACTCCTGGGAGTCCTGGCAGCGCTGGCGCGACGTGGTCGTGGAGCGGTACGAACGCCAGGGCGACACCTGCCCGTTGGGCTCGCTCTTCCTCCAGGTCGGCCGCCGGGGGCCCGGCGCCCGCGCGATCGTCACCGAGCTGATGCGCCAGTGGCAGCACCACCTCGCCGAGGGCATGCGAGCCCTCCGGGCGGCCGGCCTGGTCTCCCTGGGCCTCGACGTCGACCGGGCCTCCGCCGCCCTGCTCGCGGGTATCCAGGGCGGCGTCTCCCTCATGATGTCCACCGGCGACTCGACCCACCTCAGAGCGGCGATCGACACCGGGATCGACTACCTCCGTACGGCCGGGAAGTAG
- a CDS encoding phosphatase PAP2 family protein: protein MTTSAPTTQALDGAAIDGGLYTDVTDFARHTHWLNEPVSVFSAIGIGLFAVYLLVAWWRARGQGSTVMAAVLATPVAVVLAYVVNSGIKNVFDEPRPCRALPHDFLLEACPAPDDYAFPSNHTTVAFAFTVALLLISRRLGGLALVTAIAMGASRVYVGAHYPHDVAVGALVGSVVSLVTVLVLRRIAPPLVERLRTGALRPLLTSQPS from the coding sequence ATGACGACTTCCGCCCCGACCACCCAGGCGCTCGACGGCGCGGCGATAGACGGCGGCCTGTACACCGACGTCACCGACTTCGCCCGGCACACGCACTGGCTGAACGAACCGGTGTCGGTGTTCAGCGCCATCGGCATCGGCCTGTTCGCGGTGTACCTGCTGGTGGCGTGGTGGCGGGCCAGAGGCCAGGGCAGCACCGTGATGGCCGCCGTACTGGCGACACCCGTCGCCGTCGTCCTCGCCTACGTGGTCAACAGCGGCATCAAGAACGTCTTCGACGAGCCCCGCCCGTGCCGCGCGCTCCCCCATGACTTCCTGCTGGAGGCGTGTCCCGCGCCGGACGACTACGCCTTCCCCAGCAACCACACCACCGTCGCCTTCGCCTTCACGGTGGCCCTGCTGCTGATCAGCCGCCGCCTCGGCGGCCTCGCGCTGGTCACCGCCATCGCGATGGGCGCCTCCCGGGTGTACGTCGGCGCGCACTACCCGCACGACGTCGCCGTGGGCGCCCTGGTCGGCAGCGTCGTCTCCCTCGTCACCGTCCTGGTGCTGCGCCGGATCGCCCCGCCCCTGGTGGAACGGCTGCGCACGGGCGCCCTGCGCCCCCTGCTGACGTCCCAGCCCTCCTGA
- the sigJ gene encoding RNA polymerase sigma factor SigJ, producing MALTVDDVERFEASRHRLEAIAYRLLGSASEAEDAVQETYLRWQAADTGRVEVPEAWLTKVLTNLCLNQLTSARARRETYVGAWLPEPLLAGDPMLGPADTAEQRESVSYAVLTLLERLTPNERAVYVLREAFDYPHREIAAILDLTETASQQIFHRAKKHVATGRARAEIDEAAARRIVDEFLAAATSGRTEPLVRLLTENAIAVGDGGGKVPARARAFEGARAVATFMRGLFKPGKAKRDLAGGSPDLHVSLVNGAPALVVVLDARVIGITCLEITGQGIAAFRSQVNPDKLVRASRRWAACEHGDPVLKVF from the coding sequence ATGGCCCTGACGGTGGACGACGTGGAGCGGTTCGAGGCGTCCAGGCACCGTCTGGAGGCCATCGCCTATCGCCTGCTCGGCTCCGCGAGCGAGGCGGAGGACGCGGTACAGGAGACGTACCTGCGCTGGCAGGCCGCCGACACCGGGCGCGTCGAGGTGCCCGAGGCATGGCTGACCAAGGTGCTCACCAACCTGTGCCTCAACCAGCTCACCTCCGCCCGCGCCCGCCGCGAGACCTACGTCGGCGCCTGGCTGCCCGAGCCGCTGCTCGCCGGGGACCCGATGCTGGGCCCCGCCGACACCGCGGAACAGCGCGAGTCGGTGTCGTACGCCGTCCTCACCCTGCTGGAGCGCCTCACCCCGAACGAGCGCGCGGTGTACGTGCTGCGCGAGGCGTTCGACTACCCGCACCGGGAGATCGCGGCGATCCTCGACCTCACCGAGACCGCCAGCCAGCAGATCTTCCACCGCGCGAAGAAGCACGTCGCCACCGGCCGGGCCCGCGCCGAGATCGACGAGGCGGCCGCGCGGCGGATCGTGGACGAGTTCCTCGCCGCCGCCACCAGCGGCCGCACCGAACCGCTGGTACGGCTGCTCACCGAGAACGCCATCGCGGTCGGCGACGGCGGCGGCAAGGTCCCGGCCCGCGCCAGGGCGTTCGAGGGGGCCCGCGCGGTCGCGACCTTCATGCGGGGCCTGTTCAAGCCCGGCAAGGCCAAGCGCGATCTGGCCGGCGGCTCGCCCGACCTCCATGTCTCCCTGGTCAACGGCGCCCCCGCGCTCGTCGTGGTGCTCGACGCACGGGTCATCGGCATCACCTGCCTGGAGATCACCGGGCAGGGCATCGCCGCCTTCCGCAGCCAGGTCAACCCCGACAAGCTCGTGCGCGCGAGTCGGCGCTGGGCGGCCTGCGAGCACGGCGACCCCGTGCTGAAGGTCTTCTGA
- a CDS encoding sphingomyelin phosphodiesterase yields MVSRRTATALATTAAATLLGFAGYTAPAAGATGTGTGTGLSVFAWNVDLPTAIVDSTQNQKAAQRTPVIESIVRGHGADVVVLDEVFNNTSAADIAGKLSDLYPYHTPVVGQTCSGGGWTGVSGDCSSSPFVINGGTMILSKYPITAQYAHVFANSASGTWDYRANKGAALVRIAKGGTQSWVVGTHLQADESGTSTDTTQATRLAQLRELRSWADSVAGTSGPVLIGGDLNVEYYGGRARGDYANAQTAVNGVLGTPATDPGQTLRTMDCPVSAWCQRTAVAQGYPTDYRDDIDYLGYLNAPGRPVPSAVSPVKVDFDPQSGWTTGQTDTNAPSDHYPIETTFQLG; encoded by the coding sequence ATGGTCTCGCGTCGTACCGCTACCGCCCTCGCCACCACCGCGGCCGCCACGCTCCTCGGGTTCGCCGGATACACGGCCCCCGCGGCCGGCGCGACGGGTACCGGCACCGGCACCGGCCTGTCGGTGTTCGCCTGGAACGTCGACCTCCCCACCGCGATCGTGGACAGCACCCAGAACCAGAAGGCCGCCCAGCGCACGCCGGTCATCGAGTCGATCGTCCGGGGGCACGGCGCGGACGTGGTGGTGCTGGACGAGGTCTTCAACAACACCTCGGCCGCCGATATCGCCGGCAAGCTGTCGGACCTGTACCCGTACCACACCCCGGTGGTCGGCCAGACCTGCTCCGGCGGCGGCTGGACCGGCGTCAGCGGCGACTGCTCCAGCTCGCCGTTCGTCATCAACGGCGGCACGATGATCCTGTCCAAGTACCCGATCACCGCCCAGTACGCGCACGTCTTCGCCAACTCCGCGTCCGGCACCTGGGACTACCGCGCCAACAAGGGCGCGGCGCTGGTCCGGATCGCCAAGGGCGGCACGCAGAGCTGGGTGGTCGGCACCCACCTCCAGGCCGACGAGTCCGGCACCTCCACCGACACCACCCAGGCCACCCGGCTCGCCCAGCTCCGCGAGCTCCGCTCCTGGGCGGACTCCGTCGCCGGCACGAGCGGCCCGGTGCTGATCGGCGGCGACCTGAACGTGGAGTACTACGGCGGCCGGGCCCGCGGCGACTACGCCAACGCGCAGACCGCGGTGAACGGCGTCCTCGGCACCCCCGCCACCGACCCGGGCCAGACCCTGCGCACCATGGACTGCCCGGTCTCCGCCTGGTGCCAGCGCACGGCCGTGGCCCAGGGATACCCCACGGACTACCGCGACGACATCGACTACCTCGGCTACCTCAACGCCCCGGGTCGCCCGGTCCCTTCGGCCGTCTCCCCGGTGAAGGTCGACTTCGACCCCCAGTCCGGCTGGACCACCGGCCAGACCGACACCAACGCGCCCAGCGACCACTACCCGATCGAGACGACGTTCCAGCTCGGCTGA
- a CDS encoding DUF397 domain-containing protein codes for MENWRKSSYSGPGDGNACVEITDTPTHVSVRDSKTPTRATLTFPLPVFTSFIETLKGARSGGLRP; via the coding sequence ATGGAGAACTGGCGAAAGTCGTCCTACTCGGGCCCGGGCGACGGCAACGCGTGTGTGGAGATCACCGACACCCCCACCCACGTATCCGTCCGCGACTCCAAGACCCCCACCCGAGCCACCCTCACCTTCCCCCTCCCCGTCTTCACCTCCTTCATCGAGACCCTGAAGGGTGCGCGCTCGGGCGGGCTGCGACCCTGA
- a CDS encoding ATP-binding protein, whose translation MPEGESWDYTLCIPNDPRAVTVSRRTLRLILTLHGLIGLVDIAELLAAELVSNAVRHTKGPAALRVRRTPEGAVWIGAWDTDPQSPPVAQSRAEVAELEGGRGLGLVMACADRWGWQPSARFGERGKFVWCELGFRASVALSPV comes from the coding sequence ATGCCCGAAGGCGAGTCCTGGGACTACACCCTTTGCATCCCCAACGACCCAAGGGCGGTCACGGTTTCCCGTCGAACTCTCCGCCTGATCCTGACCCTCCACGGTCTGATCGGCCTGGTGGACATCGCGGAGCTGCTGGCGGCGGAGCTGGTCTCGAACGCGGTCCGTCACACGAAGGGACCGGCGGCGCTTCGGGTGCGCCGTACCCCGGAGGGGGCGGTGTGGATCGGGGCGTGGGACACGGATCCGCAGTCGCCGCCCGTGGCGCAATCGCGCGCCGAGGTAGCCGAATTGGAAGGTGGCCGGGGGCTCGGGCTCGTCATGGCGTGTGCCGACCGCTGGGGGTGGCAGCCGTCGGCGCGGTTCGGGGAGCGGGGCAAGTTCGTGTGGTGTGAACTCGGTTTCAGGGCGTCCGTCGCGCTGAGTCCGGTGTGA
- a CDS encoding GNAT family N-acetyltransferase — protein sequence MEIRVEVVREPSEELVDAFGRLLPQLSSAAAPLDRAAIERLVACDANTVLVARTAEAIVGTLVLVLLPLPSGLRGRIEDVVVDGAARGRGVAGLLIEEAVRLARKAGARTLDLTSRPDRASANRLYERIGFRARESTVFRLGE from the coding sequence ATGGAGATCCGGGTAGAGGTCGTACGGGAGCCGTCCGAGGAACTGGTCGACGCCTTCGGGAGGCTGCTTCCACAGTTGTCCTCGGCCGCCGCGCCGCTGGACCGCGCCGCGATCGAGCGGCTGGTGGCCTGTGACGCCAACACGGTGCTGGTCGCCCGCACCGCCGAGGCGATCGTCGGCACCCTGGTCCTGGTCCTGCTGCCCCTGCCGTCCGGGCTGCGCGGCCGGATCGAGGACGTGGTGGTCGACGGCGCGGCGCGCGGCCGGGGTGTCGCGGGGCTGCTGATCGAGGAGGCGGTCCGGCTCGCCCGCAAGGCCGGCGCGCGCACGCTCGACCTCACCTCCCGCCCGGACCGCGCCTCCGCGAACCGCCTCTACGAGCGGATCGGCTTCCGGGCGCGGGAGTCCACGGTGTTCCGGCTCGGCGAGTAG
- a CDS encoding FAD-dependent oxidoreductase — MQHRVIVLGAGYTGAIAAGRLARRLRREDVALTLVNAEADFVERVRMHQLAAGQELPARPLAAMFTGTGVTLKLARVTAVDADRHTVTVTGTRGTAEELPYDTLVYALGSGWHDQGVPGVAEHAHDIAGRPGALRLRARLAQLAAGAPVVVVGGGLTGLEAATELAEARPDLDVALLVRGELGDRLSVKGRRHLRAVCDRLGITVREHTAVTAVAADHVTTADGTTLPAAATVWTAGFAVHPIARATTLETGANGQIVVDRSMRSVSHPRVYAIGDAALALGPGGKPLRMSCASGVPVAWQAADAIAARLSGGKVPVTPVRYFQQCVSLGRRDGLIQFVTADDRAVDRALTGRLAARYKEAVCKAATWGVAHPLLVPGRARRVVPEAGAAGAEAVGTVV, encoded by the coding sequence ATGCAGCACCGCGTCATCGTCCTCGGCGCCGGATACACCGGAGCCATCGCCGCCGGCCGCCTCGCCCGCCGGCTGCGCCGCGAGGACGTCGCCCTCACCCTCGTCAACGCCGAAGCGGACTTCGTCGAGCGCGTCCGGATGCACCAGCTCGCCGCCGGACAGGAACTCCCGGCCCGGCCCCTCGCCGCCATGTTCACGGGCACCGGCGTCACCCTGAAGCTCGCCCGGGTCACCGCCGTGGACGCCGACCGCCACACCGTGACCGTCACCGGGACCCGGGGCACGGCCGAGGAACTACCGTACGACACCCTCGTGTACGCCCTCGGCAGCGGATGGCACGACCAGGGCGTCCCCGGTGTCGCCGAGCACGCCCACGACATCGCGGGCCGCCCCGGCGCGCTGCGGCTGCGCGCCCGGCTGGCCCAACTGGCGGCCGGCGCCCCCGTGGTCGTGGTCGGCGGCGGGCTCACCGGCCTGGAGGCCGCGACCGAACTCGCCGAGGCCCGCCCCGACCTGGACGTCGCCCTCCTCGTCCGCGGTGAGCTGGGCGACCGGCTCTCGGTCAAGGGCCGCCGCCATCTGCGCGCGGTGTGCGACCGGCTCGGCATCACCGTGCGCGAGCACACCGCCGTGACTGCGGTGGCCGCCGACCACGTCACCACCGCCGACGGCACCACGCTCCCGGCCGCGGCCACCGTGTGGACCGCCGGCTTCGCCGTGCACCCGATCGCGCGGGCCACCACCCTGGAGACCGGCGCGAACGGTCAGATCGTCGTCGACCGCTCGATGCGCTCCGTCTCGCACCCGCGGGTGTACGCCATCGGCGACGCGGCTCTCGCCCTGGGCCCCGGCGGCAAGCCGCTGCGGATGTCCTGCGCCTCGGGGGTGCCCGTCGCCTGGCAGGCGGCCGACGCGATCGCGGCACGGCTCAGCGGCGGGAAGGTGCCGGTGACGCCGGTGCGGTACTTCCAGCAGTGCGTCTCCCTGGGCCGCCGGGACGGTCTGATCCAGTTCGTCACCGCCGACGACCGCGCGGTCGACCGCGCCCTGACCGGCCGCCTCGCCGCCCGCTACAAGGAGGCGGTCTGCAAGGCCGCGACCTGGGGCGTCGCCCACCCGCTGCTGGTGCCGGGCCGGGCGCGGCGGGTGGTGCCGGAGGCGGGCGCGGCCGGCGCGGAGGCCGTCGGGACGGTGGTCTGA
- a CDS encoding HD domain-containing protein, translated as MDDQDLADVAHFLWEAGTLKAARRTGWWMAGVRDPESVAEHAWRTSVIASVIATLEGADAARAAHLAVWHDSQETRTGDVNHLGKKYAPPGDPAAVTADQTAGMPEVLRSAIRAVVAEYEARETPEAVCARDADKLECMLQGLEYKGQGYEAAQRWVDNSRSRIVTESGRLLADQLLAQAPLDWLRAAMGEHG; from the coding sequence GTGGATGACCAGGACCTGGCGGACGTGGCCCACTTCCTGTGGGAGGCGGGGACGTTGAAGGCAGCCCGGCGAACAGGCTGGTGGATGGCGGGTGTTCGCGATCCCGAGAGCGTCGCCGAGCACGCGTGGCGTACGTCGGTCATCGCCTCGGTCATCGCCACGCTGGAGGGCGCCGACGCCGCGCGCGCCGCGCACCTGGCGGTGTGGCACGACTCGCAGGAGACGCGTACCGGTGACGTGAACCACCTGGGGAAGAAGTACGCGCCCCCGGGGGACCCGGCCGCGGTGACGGCTGACCAGACGGCGGGCATGCCCGAGGTCCTCCGCTCCGCGATCCGTGCCGTCGTCGCCGAGTACGAGGCGCGTGAGACACCGGAGGCCGTCTGCGCCCGCGACGCGGACAAGCTGGAGTGCATGCTCCAGGGCCTGGAGTACAAGGGGCAGGGGTACGAGGCGGCTCAGCGGTGGGTCGACAACAGCCGGTCCCGGATCGTCACCGAGTCCGGCCGGCTGCTCGCCGACCAACTGCTGGCCCAGGCCCCGCTCGACTGGCTGCGCGCGGCCATGGGCGAGCACGGCTGA